A stretch of Acidobacteriota bacterium DNA encodes these proteins:
- a CDS encoding DUF1732 domain-containing protein: MINSMTGYAQKRFFYPGLDFFISLKSENHRYFEWEFRSNPQIVELEKRILKIVKKEIFRGKIYINFEINFLNSDRWKINFNAFLFDKILNHYPLLKNEVIKFPEIFSLKLNESAISNEDWRKFEKGFREVLNMILKERKKEGKFIEKNLKASIGKIEFSLNNIEKNVSWHSEEVKRNLSSKIEKMLDRSPEDKGRFFEEIAYLSQRMDISEEITRIKSHVNALRKIIEIKNKISKGKNMDFLVQEILREVNTINSKTENIKIIREGLKIKAEVDKIREQARNVE, translated from the coding sequence ATGATAAACAGTATGACAGGTTATGCTCAAAAGAGGTTTTTTTATCCTGGTCTCGACTTTTTTATTTCGTTGAAATCAGAAAATCATAGATATTTTGAATGGGAGTTTAGATCCAATCCTCAAATTGTTGAACTTGAAAAGAGAATTTTAAAAATAGTAAAAAAGGAGATTTTTAGAGGAAAGATATATATAAATTTTGAAATAAATTTTTTAAATTCAGATAGATGGAAAATTAATTTTAACGCATTTCTTTTTGATAAAATTTTGAATCACTATCCATTGCTGAAAAATGAGGTCATCAAGTTCCCAGAGATATTTTCTCTTAAGCTAAATGAGTCAGCTATATCTAATGAAGACTGGAGAAAATTCGAGAAAGGATTCAGAGAAGTCCTGAATATGATCCTCAAGGAAAGAAAAAAGGAGGGGAAGTTTATCGAAAAAAATTTGAAAGCCTCCATAGGGAAAATTGAATTTTCTTTAAACAATATAGAAAAAAATGTCTCATGGCATTCAGAAGAAGTAAAAAGAAATCTCAGTTCAAAGATAGAAAAAATGCTTGATCGATCACCCGAAGATAAAGGTAGATTTTTTGAGGAAATTGCGTATTTATCCCAGAGAATGGATATTTCTGAAGAAATAACAAGGATAAAATCGCATGTAAATGCTTTAAGAAAAATTATCGAAATAAAAAACAAAATTTCTAAGGGTAAAAACATGGATTTTCTGGTTCAGGAGATTCTAAGAGAAGTAAACACAATAAATTCAAAGACTGAAAATATTAAGATAATAAGGGAAGGATTGAAGATAAAGGCAGAGGTTGATAAAATTAGAGAACAGGCAAGGAATGTAGAATGA
- the coaBC gene encoding bifunctional phosphopantothenoylcysteine decarboxylase/phosphopantothenate--cysteine ligase CoaBC, which produces MKIALGVCSSISAYKSVEIMREFQKKNVEVEVIMTKNATKLISPLTFQVLSRKKVYVEQFDEIETEVAHIKLSKEISLLVVAPATANIISKFASGIADDFLSTLFISVKCPVLIAPAMHSEMYNNPIIQQNMEKLKLMGVHFVEPSFGYLASGDEGIGRLADPHCIVDKAMEILNIKQSLKGKKIMVTAGPTQESIDPVRIITNRSSGKMGIFLAEEAEKRGAAVKLILGPTLQKANIRGELINVETTLDMEKECLKHWNETDIGIMAAAPSDYRPTEYFRDKIKKENEKISLEFLRNPDILKQMGEKKGDKILIGFAAESENKINNAKKKLMEKNLDFIVLNDITKKGIGFGSDFNEISIIHRNGRILKSGRKTKREIASLIIDEIEKIIK; this is translated from the coding sequence ATGAAGATTGCATTAGGAGTTTGTTCATCAATCAGTGCTTATAAATCTGTGGAGATAATGCGGGAATTTCAAAAAAAGAATGTCGAAGTAGAGGTTATAATGACAAAGAATGCTACTAAGCTGATTTCGCCCCTTACCTTTCAGGTTCTCTCCAGAAAAAAAGTCTATGTGGAACAGTTTGATGAAATAGAAACAGAAGTAGCCCACATAAAACTTTCTAAGGAAATTTCCCTTTTGGTGGTTGCTCCTGCCACTGCTAACATTATTTCAAAATTTGCTTCTGGAATAGCAGATGATTTTTTAAGCACACTATTCATTTCAGTTAAATGCCCTGTTCTTATAGCTCCAGCCATGCATTCAGAGATGTATAATAACCCTATAATACAGCAGAATATGGAGAAGCTGAAATTGATGGGTGTTCATTTTGTAGAGCCATCATTTGGATATCTTGCCTCTGGAGATGAAGGCATTGGAAGGCTGGCTGATCCTCATTGTATAGTTGATAAGGCCATGGAAATTTTAAACATCAAGCAATCTTTAAAAGGAAAGAAAATAATGGTGACTGCAGGACCAACTCAGGAAAGTATAGACCCTGTGAGGATAATCACTAATAGGTCTTCTGGAAAAATGGGGATTTTTCTTGCTGAAGAGGCAGAAAAAAGGGGTGCTGCAGTAAAGTTAATATTGGGTCCTACATTGCAAAAGGCCAACATAAGAGGTGAATTGATAAATGTGGAAACAACATTAGATATGGAAAAAGAATGTCTCAAACATTGGAATGAAACTGATATAGGAATAATGGCAGCCGCACCTTCTGATTATAGACCAACTGAATATTTTAGAGATAAGATAAAAAAGGAGAATGAAAAAATAAGTTTAGAGTTCCTACGAAATCCGGATATATTAAAACAGATGGGCGAGAAAAAGGGTGATAAAATTCTCATTGGATTTGCTGCAGAATCAGAAAATAAAATAAATAATGCAAAGAAGAAATTGATGGAAAAAAATTTGGATTTTATAGTTTTAAACGATATTACTAAAAAGGGGATAGGGTTTGGGTCTGATTTTAATGAGATATCGATAATCCATAGAAATGGAAGAATATTAAAATCCGGAAGGAAAACTAAAAGAGAAATTGCATCACTTATAATCGATGAAATAGAAAAAATCATAAAATAA
- the gmk gene encoding guanylate kinase, with protein MKGSIVFVITGPSGSGKSTLVKLLLNSIPDIYFTVSHTTRESRPNELNGTDYYFVSEEKFKKMINQEKFLEWAIVHGNYYGTSHSEINRGIKKGIDLLLDLDIQGAMNIRKKLKNCVFIFVVPPSINEIKKRIILRGTEDESEIGKRLKNAKNEIKKWKSFEYIVINDSLKRAVYELQSIINAERAKRFRREEKIKELFLNFY; from the coding sequence ATGAAAGGTTCGATTGTATTTGTAATTACAGGACCATCTGGTTCAGGAAAGTCCACCCTTGTTAAACTATTACTGAATTCTATCCCGGATATTTATTTTACAGTTTCTCATACCACCAGAGAATCTCGGCCGAATGAATTGAATGGAACCGATTATTATTTTGTTTCAGAAGAAAAATTTAAAAAAATGATAAATCAGGAAAAATTTCTGGAATGGGCTATAGTTCATGGAAATTATTATGGCACCTCTCATTCAGAGATAAACAGGGGTATTAAAAAAGGGATTGACCTCCTGTTAGATCTTGATATACAGGGTGCTATGAATATAAGGAAGAAACTCAAGAATTGTGTATTTATATTTGTAGTTCCACCTTCAATCAATGAGATAAAAAAAAGGATTATTTTAAGGGGTACTGAAGATGAATCAGAGATTGGAAAAAGATTAAAGAATGCAAAGAATGAGATTAAAAAATGGAAATCATTTGAATACATTGTAATTAATGATAGCCTTAAAAGAGCGGTTTATGAACTCCAATCAATAATAAATGCGGAAAGGGCAAAAAGATTTAGAAGGGAAGAAAAAATAAAAGAGCTATTCTTAAATTTTTATTAA